One Candidatus Hydrogenedentota bacterium genomic region harbors:
- a CDS encoding endo alpha-1,4 polygalactosaminidase → MSRYRMECATLLAAALCAWLVTACPPEGEDERDYREDMRGFVENIAAYARATDADFIVVPQNGEALLTGDGTGDGVLSDAYVAAIDGQGREDLFYGYEQDNTPTPASERDAMLALLDLAEDQGIEALITDYCWTNAYVDNSCAWAASRGFISFAANHRDLDSIPPYPAAPYNVHAGDIALLSDARNFLYVLDPNAFASRSAYLDAIANTNYDLLIIDLFFDETALTPQELASLKSKANGGARLVLCYMSIGEAEDYRYYWQPGWSVGNPAWLEAENPDWEGNYKVRYWEPGWQAVIYGGPGAYLDRILAAGFDGVYLDIIDAYEYFEAR, encoded by the coding sequence ATGAGTCGTTATCGAATGGAATGCGCGACATTGCTTGCGGCGGCGTTGTGCGCGTGGCTGGTGACGGCGTGCCCGCCAGAAGGCGAAGACGAGCGCGATTATCGCGAAGATATGCGCGGATTCGTGGAGAACATCGCGGCGTATGCGCGAGCAACCGACGCGGACTTCATCGTCGTGCCGCAGAATGGCGAAGCGTTGCTGACCGGCGACGGAACCGGCGACGGCGTGCTGAGCGACGCGTACGTCGCGGCGATTGACGGCCAAGGTCGCGAGGACCTCTTCTACGGCTACGAACAAGACAATACGCCCACGCCTGCCTCGGAACGCGACGCCATGCTCGCGCTTCTCGACCTTGCGGAGGATCAGGGGATCGAGGCGCTGATCACCGACTACTGTTGGACAAACGCGTACGTCGACAATTCCTGTGCGTGGGCCGCATCGCGCGGATTCATCTCGTTTGCGGCGAACCACCGTGACCTCGACTCGATTCCGCCCTATCCCGCAGCGCCGTACAACGTCCACGCGGGAGACATTGCGTTGCTTAGCGATGCGCGCAATTTCCTCTATGTCCTCGATCCAAACGCATTCGCTTCGCGCTCTGCCTATCTCGATGCGATCGCGAACACGAACTACGACCTGCTCATCATCGATCTGTTCTTCGATGAAACCGCGTTGACGCCGCAGGAATTGGCGTCGCTGAAGAGCAAGGCGAACGGCGGCGCGCGGCTGGTGCTGTGTTACATGAGCATTGGCGAAGCCGAGGACTATCGCTACTATTGGCAGCCGGGCTGGTCCGTGGGCAATCCGGCGTGGCTCGAAGCGGAAAATCCCGACTGGGAGGGCAACTACAAGGTGCGCTATTGGGAGCCCGGCTGGCAGGCTGTCATTTACGGCGGTCCGGGCGCGTATCTTGACCGCATTCTCGCCGCTGGTTTCGACGGCGTGTATCTCGACATAATCGACGCCTATGAGTACTTCGAGGCCCGCTAA
- a CDS encoding nucleoside hydrolase, producing MTLLLPAALLAITLQAEPVPVILDTDLGDDIDDTWALAMLLGMDTVDLKLIVTASDDTPTKTRLVAKILEYVARTDIPLGTGVKTSDNAIHQAQWLGDYDLATYEGKVHADGVQAMIDCINASPVTVTLCVIGPQTNLREALRRDPGIASKARVVSMAGSVHIGYAGKEGRVPEWNVHKDVEAARAVFAAPWEIVMAPLDINGTLTLEGERYLAVAESGAPLARVVTENYQAWSNRDHYGADASSALFDTTATYLCFADAAMELETVTLIIDDKGNTIPDETGRPVRCALRWKDRVAFEELLVAALTGAAQAQP from the coding sequence ATGACCCTGTTACTGCCTGCCGCACTGCTCGCCATCACCCTGCAAGCGGAGCCGGTCCCGGTTATCCTGGATACGGACTTGGGTGATGATATCGACGACACATGGGCGCTTGCCATGTTGCTCGGGATGGACACCGTGGACCTGAAGCTTATCGTAACGGCGTCGGACGATACGCCGACGAAGACGCGGCTGGTGGCGAAAATACTCGAATACGTGGCGCGCACGGATATTCCCCTGGGCACGGGCGTGAAGACGAGCGACAACGCTATTCATCAGGCGCAATGGCTCGGCGATTATGACTTGGCAACCTATGAGGGGAAGGTGCACGCAGATGGTGTTCAGGCAATGATCGATTGCATCAACGCGAGTCCCGTGACTGTGACGCTGTGCGTTATCGGGCCGCAGACGAACCTGCGCGAGGCATTGCGGCGCGACCCCGGTATTGCGAGCAAGGCGCGGGTGGTGTCCATGGCGGGAAGTGTCCACATCGGTTATGCCGGGAAGGAAGGGCGCGTGCCGGAATGGAACGTGCACAAGGACGTGGAGGCCGCGCGCGCCGTCTTTGCCGCGCCATGGGAGATCGTCATGGCGCCACTGGACATCAATGGGACGCTGACGCTCGAAGGAGAGCGGTATCTCGCGGTCGCGGAATCGGGCGCACCGCTCGCGCGTGTCGTGACCGAGAACTATCAGGCATGGTCGAACCGGGACCATTACGGCGCGGACGCGAGCAGCGCGCTCTTCGACACGACGGCGACGTACCTCTGCTTCGCGGACGCGGCGATGGAATTGGAGACGGTGACGCTGATTATCGATGACAAAGGCAACACCATACCGGACGAAACGGGGCGTCCGGTCCGTTGCGCGTTGCGTTGGAAAGACCGCGTCGCTTTCGAGGAACTCTTGGTCGCGGCCTTGACCGGGGCAGCGCAGGCGCAACCGTAA